In Pseudobacter ginsenosidimutans, the following are encoded in one genomic region:
- a CDS encoding RNA polymerase sigma factor, whose translation MKSELVDEPLLIRRCVNGDRTAFSSLYSHYAPLLYRLLYPLTRESRHDAEEIIQDVFLSIWEKRELLPAIRNFKPFLFRMARNKLIDLRRKSAVKKRAAGNLEQLSQSSSLSPEEDVLYIEYHSYAMKAIAALPPRQRQIFDLRMSEDLSLDQIAAQLQITTHAVKKNLYTAIRAVKEQLRKNPDWFLPLLLAAASYC comes from the coding sequence ATGAAAAGTGAGCTTGTTGACGAACCATTACTAATCAGGCGCTGTGTAAACGGCGACAGAACTGCCTTTTCCAGCCTTTATTCTCACTACGCCCCTCTATTGTACCGGCTGCTGTATCCACTCACGCGTGAATCCCGGCATGATGCCGAAGAGATCATACAGGATGTATTCCTTTCTATCTGGGAAAAAAGGGAACTATTACCTGCTATCCGGAATTTCAAACCCTTTCTTTTCCGGATGGCCAGGAACAAACTGATTGATCTCAGAAGGAAGTCTGCTGTCAAAAAAAGAGCGGCAGGTAACCTCGAACAGCTCTCCCAAAGCAGTTCTCTTTCACCGGAAGAGGATGTGCTGTATATCGAGTACCATTCATATGCCATGAAAGCAATAGCCGCTTTGCCGCCCAGGCAGCGGCAGATCTTCGATCTGCGGATGTCTGAAGATCTTTCTCTTGACCAGATCGCTGCACAACTTCAGATCACTACGCATGCGGTGAAGAAGAATTTATATACCGCTATCAGAGCGGTAAAAGAGCAGCTCAGGAAGAATCCCGACTGGTTCTTACCCTTGTTGCTTGCCGCTGCCAGTTACTGCTGA
- a CDS encoding FecR family protein has protein sequence MTDAIIEKIATGNYSEEELRAFLEELKDMNDDDYKAIYNKLYKVLPDFPDRQMSENFSMEMEKQLDKSDSMNGAVVITGWRKWRYYAAAAVLLLVLAGGIYLYLQPDQHRVFAARNGERKSVRLPDGSQVIINSGSTLSLSEDFDVTDREVTLEGEVYFDIRSNEKKPFIIHTKASEVKVLGTAFNVRAYPSEETEVASLVRGAIQVRIKTDTGLSGEYLLKPMQKMIINKTSEVEKDKTVQVAKKTRMIPARIDSIHVNKIFDEVVETAWTKNKLVFDNETLLEAAARMQQWYGIEIRIENDSLKNLLYTGSYEGETLEKVLEAIQYSIPMLKYKMENNGLYILY, from the coding sequence ATGACTGATGCAATTATTGAAAAAATAGCCACCGGCAATTATTCGGAGGAGGAGCTGCGTGCTTTCCTGGAAGAATTGAAGGACATGAACGATGACGATTACAAAGCCATTTACAACAAGCTGTACAAGGTGCTGCCGGATTTCCCGGACAGGCAAATGAGTGAAAACTTCAGTATGGAAATGGAGAAGCAGCTAGACAAAAGTGATTCGATGAACGGCGCTGTTGTTATTACAGGTTGGAGAAAATGGAGATACTACGCAGCAGCAGCGGTATTGTTGCTGGTATTGGCAGGTGGTATCTACCTGTACCTGCAACCTGATCAGCACAGGGTCTTTGCCGCCAGGAACGGAGAACGCAAGAGTGTTCGGCTGCCGGATGGTTCACAGGTGATCATCAATAGCGGAAGCACCCTGTCTCTATCTGAAGATTTCGATGTAACTGACCGCGAGGTTACACTGGAAGGTGAAGTGTATTTCGATATCAGAAGCAATGAAAAGAAACCTTTCATCATCCATACCAAAGCATCTGAAGTAAAAGTACTGGGTACGGCATTCAATGTAAGGGCCTATCCTTCGGAAGAAACGGAAGTGGCTTCGCTGGTGAGAGGCGCCATCCAGGTAAGGATAAAAACAGACACCGGTTTGTCTGGAGAATACCTGCTGAAGCCGATGCAGAAGATGATCATCAACAAAACCAGTGAGGTGGAAAAAGATAAAACAGTACAGGTCGCAAAGAAAACGAGAATGATACCGGCAAGGATCGACAGCATCCATGTAAACAAGATCTTCGATGAAGTGGTGGAAACTGCCTGGACAAAGAACAAGCTGGTTTTCGATAATGAAACCCTGCTCGAAGCAGCAGCGAGAATGCAGCAATGGTACGGGATCGAAATAAGAATTGAGAACGACTCCCTGAAAAATCTCCTGTATACGGGAAGCTATGAGGGAGAAACTTTGGAGAAAGTACTGGAGGCCATTCAATACTCGATCCCAATGCTGAAATATAAAATGGAGAACAATGGCTTGTACATACTATACTGA
- a CDS encoding SusC/RagA family TonB-linked outer membrane protein yields the protein MQNCNTSGPFFDLDQHAFLLMRSDLPKAGFHRSIRKKLLRAMKWTIFIMVASTLHVSANGFSQNVKVTIVERQIKLERFFRLAEKQTDYRFSYSTSLVPITHKIDVIAKDEPLVRVLERILPELGMRYRLLNKNVIGISPVTPVAPVIMIDTTITVLGRILDAKSIPVGFASVMVKGTRMGETTDEQGRFVLKGVPANAIISVSAIGFTTQELSLHGNRNIEIRLAAEKAADLQEVTVVNTGYQAISRERATGAFSSINPTRLRSKLKPDIIAALEGQAAGVVVTKEGAIEVRGVSTMSAGIRDVLIVVDGFPITGGLESVNVDNIESITVLKDAVAASIYGARSSNGVIVITTKQGAVGKMSVEYRGSVGMVLRPELSYLNRTSAADYVDAELDLYNQDPNSFLNSYNNYQVLSRVNYLSVARSQNWITQEAYDAEIEQLKKNDGIGQLQDNLFRKQFLQQHNISLSGGSEKNRTVASLKYMANNRNVVRTDDSRVIFDVKNIWKPNNKISVQVFANVNYYNEDKPVRTWQDILSYTSTSVLQPYDMVVDPATGDPQDVFYANPKSIDRYGALTNMKSLHYNPLEDLALENTSIKDFQIRMGGSINISLAPGLNLETGGLWTRGSRMERTLYNKESYRLRAAYNDATSISNPSKHYIPDGDMINESRNMNEDFTIRAQLTYNKRIGKLHRIAVLGGSEVRRDIVDNNTMPTRFGYNDLAGTFVPFNYADYSTTIYNSDMYRSAGKITANNGSYAFRDNRFVSFYANGSYEYDNRFLVSGSVRIDQTNFFGTDPKYRYKPLWSVGGTYKISREKFFDVAWIDKLYVRGSYGVNGNISLNSGPFLIITAGSFSNLTGGISHSITSPPNNSLRWERTNTINLGTDISFAKGNVNLSVDYYFKKSTDLLASDAIDPTRGFASLTKNVGQINNNGIEVSLNTDVLKTRDLVWNLLVNYSYNRNKVVNYNVNYQYATQLTSGSILRQGYPANALFSYRFAGLDNNGIAQFYNNGKEKVVGGNVQAADLVYSGTLRPPHAFSLTNTIRYKRFDLSFMLIAKMGNVLRKDAFTGSNYINKNVANRWRKPGDEAHTIYPKLTAWNMDMFYFPYSDVLVESANFLKMRDITLSYDMNNGFFNKAGFSDVRLQLQVRHLFMITANSNRRDPETSEINTTGGTGAFTEQGFTSLPLRPEFYIGITLGL from the coding sequence ATGCAAAATTGCAACACCTCAGGTCCGTTTTTTGACCTGGACCAGCATGCATTCCTGCTTATGAGATCAGACCTGCCAAAGGCCGGATTTCACCGCAGTATCAGGAAAAAACTTTTACGAGCGATGAAATGGACAATCTTTATAATGGTAGCCTCTACGCTGCATGTGTCCGCGAATGGATTTTCCCAGAACGTCAAAGTAACTATTGTAGAACGTCAGATCAAACTGGAACGTTTTTTCCGTCTTGCAGAAAAGCAAACTGATTATCGTTTTTCTTACAGCACCAGTCTTGTTCCTATCACACACAAGATAGATGTGATCGCAAAAGATGAACCACTGGTGCGTGTGCTGGAGCGCATCCTGCCTGAACTGGGCATGCGATACAGGCTCCTGAACAAGAATGTTATCGGCATTTCTCCGGTTACACCGGTGGCGCCGGTAATAATGATCGATACAACCATCACCGTCCTGGGGCGTATTCTCGATGCAAAATCAATTCCCGTAGGCTTCGCTTCCGTAATGGTGAAGGGAACGAGAATGGGAGAAACCACCGATGAACAGGGCAGGTTCGTGCTGAAAGGCGTGCCGGCCAATGCCATCATTTCTGTCAGCGCCATAGGATTCACCACGCAGGAACTCTCACTGCATGGTAACAGGAATATCGAGATCAGGCTGGCTGCTGAAAAAGCCGCCGACCTTCAGGAAGTGACTGTAGTGAACACCGGTTACCAGGCTATTTCCAGGGAAAGGGCCACTGGCGCATTTTCTTCCATCAACCCAACCCGCCTCCGTTCCAAATTGAAACCGGATATCATTGCTGCACTTGAAGGGCAGGCGGCAGGTGTGGTGGTCACCAAAGAAGGGGCCATCGAAGTAAGGGGTGTGTCTACCATGAGCGCAGGCATCAGGGATGTGCTGATAGTAGTGGATGGTTTTCCTATCACAGGCGGACTGGAAAGTGTGAACGTAGACAATATCGAAAGCATCACTGTACTGAAAGATGCGGTAGCTGCTTCCATCTATGGAGCGCGCTCTTCCAATGGTGTGATCGTAATCACTACCAAACAGGGAGCTGTTGGCAAAATGAGTGTGGAATACAGGGGCAGCGTGGGCATGGTATTGAGGCCTGAGCTTTCTTACCTCAACAGGACATCTGCTGCGGATTATGTGGATGCCGAGCTTGATCTTTATAACCAGGATCCCAACAGTTTTCTCAACTCCTATAATAACTACCAGGTTTTGTCGAGGGTGAACTACCTGAGTGTTGCCCGCTCACAGAACTGGATCACACAGGAGGCTTATGATGCGGAGATCGAACAGTTGAAAAAGAACGATGGCATCGGCCAGTTGCAGGACAATCTCTTCAGGAAACAGTTCTTACAGCAGCACAATATTTCTCTTTCAGGAGGCAGCGAAAAGAACAGGACCGTTGCTTCACTGAAATACATGGCCAATAACCGGAACGTGGTGCGTACAGATGATTCCAGGGTGATCTTTGATGTGAAGAATATCTGGAAGCCCAACAACAAAATATCCGTGCAGGTATTCGCCAACGTGAATTATTACAACGAAGATAAACCTGTGCGCACCTGGCAGGATATACTGTCGTATACATCCACTTCTGTACTGCAACCGTATGATATGGTGGTGGACCCTGCAACAGGTGATCCGCAGGATGTATTTTATGCCAATCCAAAATCGATTGACCGTTATGGAGCGCTCACCAATATGAAGTCGCTTCATTACAATCCCCTGGAAGACCTGGCGCTTGAAAATACCAGTATCAAAGATTTCCAGATCAGGATGGGAGGCTCCATCAATATTTCACTGGCCCCGGGCCTTAACCTGGAAACAGGCGGATTATGGACAAGAGGCAGCAGGATGGAGCGAACATTGTACAACAAAGAATCATACCGTCTCAGAGCTGCTTACAACGATGCCACTTCCATCTCCAATCCTTCCAAACATTATATACCTGATGGCGATATGATCAATGAGTCTCGCAATATGAACGAAGACTTCACCATCAGGGCGCAGCTGACATACAATAAAAGAATTGGAAAACTGCACAGGATCGCGGTGCTGGGCGGGTCCGAAGTAAGACGTGATATCGTAGACAATAACACAATGCCCACCAGGTTCGGTTACAATGATCTTGCGGGAACTTTTGTGCCCTTCAACTATGCCGACTACAGCACCACCATCTACAACAGTGATATGTACCGCTCTGCCGGAAAGATTACCGCCAACAATGGCTCCTATGCTTTCAGGGATAACCGTTTCGTTTCCTTCTATGCGAATGGTTCCTATGAATACGATAACAGGTTCCTGGTAAGCGGCAGTGTTCGTATCGATCAAACCAATTTCTTCGGCACCGATCCAAAATACCGTTACAAACCCTTATGGTCAGTGGGTGGTACATATAAGATTTCAAGGGAGAAATTCTTTGATGTTGCCTGGATCGACAAACTGTATGTGCGTGGATCCTATGGTGTGAATGGAAATATTTCACTGAACTCAGGGCCCTTCCTGATCATTACTGCCGGAAGCTTTTCCAATCTCACCGGTGGTATTTCGCACAGCATCACTTCACCTCCCAATAATTCACTGCGATGGGAGCGCACCAATACCATCAACCTGGGAACGGATATCAGCTTCGCGAAAGGGAACGTGAACCTGTCCGTTGATTATTATTTCAAGAAGAGTACAGACCTGCTGGCCAGCGATGCCATCGATCCAACCCGTGGTTTTGCATCACTGACCAAGAACGTAGGCCAGATCAATAACAACGGTATCGAAGTGAGCCTGAATACCGATGTACTGAAAACAAGGGATCTCGTTTGGAACCTGCTGGTGAACTACAGCTATAACCGCAACAAGGTGGTGAACTATAATGTGAACTACCAGTATGCAACACAGCTTACTTCCGGTTCTATTCTGAGGCAGGGATACCCGGCCAATGCATTGTTCAGCTATCGTTTTGCAGGGCTTGATAATAATGGAATCGCACAATTCTATAATAATGGAAAAGAGAAAGTGGTTGGCGGAAATGTGCAGGCTGCAGACCTGGTTTACTCGGGTACACTGAGGCCGCCGCATGCGTTCAGTCTTACCAATACCATCAGGTATAAAAGATTCGATCTGAGTTTCATGCTGATCGCCAAGATGGGAAATGTGTTGCGTAAAGATGCGTTCACCGGATCCAACTATATCAACAAGAACGTGGCCAACAGGTGGAGGAAACCTGGCGATGAAGCCCATACCATCTATCCAAAACTCACGGCCTGGAATATGGATATGTTCTATTTCCCATACTCCGATGTGCTGGTGGAAAGCGCCAATTTCCTGAAGATGCGGGATATCACCCTGAGTTATGATATGAACAATGGCTTCTTTAACAAAGCAGGTTTCTCTGATGTGAGATTACAACTTCAGGTAAGGCATCTGTTCATGATCACTGCCAACTCCAACAGAAGGGATCCTGAAACTTCTGAGATCAATACAACAGGCGGAACGGGCGCTTTCACTGAGCAGGGATTCACTTCGCTGCCACTGCGTCCTGAATTCTATATAGGCATCACACTGGGTCTCTGA
- a CDS encoding RagB/SusD family nutrient uptake outer membrane protein, translating to MRTKYCTIILLLTAIGFSSCNKYLDVKPKGRLIPSDVADFDKLLDNTNIVQWVFLDNNTGSTLGYFTDNLALSEGIGEVSYKANNHPNIDRYYSYLFRAPFKNPNTSDYFWDWGTYRSMAYFNNVIDGVAGLGDYSKDEYARQVVAQATVNRAWSYFITTMVYGPVYKPGGDNSRKTIPYLTSSDMGAPMPMLSTQEEVYSKVLNDIHNVLTDAPTVTSWPSRPNKNAAWALLAYYHLFTRKFDSVVHYSNLAWNAASGGNAAKLIYDYNTFFWADPANPVTSELKGPDNLLAQPNNREILLFRSTDNGAGRSSNSYPSAEFKALFDQATDLRYKYFFLTAPGYKTTYNGVIYDDGNQVQYYRGSKTQVTAGFTWPEVLLMRAEGYARTNELDKAIQDLNTLRKFRYVTGTPDLTAGTQDEVIKLVLEERRRELPLAHFKRFLDLKRLTLDAGKPWSKTNITHTVGSQSYEGAIDSDDFILPISNLILQYNPQWGVPLDTRAF from the coding sequence ATGAGAACAAAATATTGCACAATAATTTTATTACTGACGGCCATTGGCTTTTCATCCTGCAATAAATACCTCGATGTGAAGCCGAAGGGAAGACTGATCCCTTCAGATGTTGCCGACTTCGACAAACTGCTGGATAATACCAATATCGTTCAATGGGTATTCCTCGATAATAATACAGGCAGCACCCTGGGCTATTTTACTGATAATCTCGCATTGTCTGAAGGTATCGGAGAGGTCAGTTATAAAGCCAATAACCATCCGAATATCGACCGGTATTACAGTTATCTTTTCAGGGCGCCATTCAAGAATCCCAACACTTCCGATTATTTCTGGGACTGGGGCACCTATCGCAGTATGGCCTATTTCAATAACGTGATAGATGGAGTTGCAGGGCTGGGCGATTATTCGAAGGATGAATATGCACGCCAGGTAGTAGCGCAGGCAACGGTGAACAGGGCCTGGTCTTATTTTATCACAACAATGGTGTATGGACCTGTATACAAACCGGGTGGTGATAATTCGAGAAAAACGATCCCTTACCTCACCAGTTCGGATATGGGTGCGCCTATGCCGATGCTGTCCACGCAGGAAGAAGTATACTCGAAAGTGCTCAATGACATACACAATGTACTGACGGATGCGCCAACTGTTACCAGCTGGCCTTCACGTCCCAACAAGAATGCTGCATGGGCATTGCTGGCCTACTATCACCTGTTCACGCGAAAGTTCGACAGTGTGGTGCACTACAGCAACCTGGCCTGGAATGCAGCTTCCGGCGGCAATGCGGCCAAACTGATCTATGATTACAATACATTCTTCTGGGCAGATCCTGCCAATCCGGTGACCAGCGAACTGAAAGGCCCTGATAACCTGCTCGCACAACCGAATAACCGGGAGATCCTGCTGTTCAGAAGTACAGATAATGGCGCAGGCCGTTCTTCCAACTCTTATCCTTCCGCTGAGTTCAAAGCCCTGTTCGATCAGGCTACCGACCTGCGGTACAAATACTTTTTCCTCACGGCGCCGGGTTACAAAACAACCTACAATGGCGTAATCTATGATGATGGCAACCAGGTGCAGTATTATCGGGGTTCCAAAACACAGGTGACTGCCGGCTTCACCTGGCCTGAGGTATTACTGATGCGCGCAGAAGGTTATGCAAGAACGAATGAACTGGATAAAGCCATTCAGGACCTGAACACGCTCAGAAAGTTCAGGTACGTGACCGGTACACCTGACCTCACTGCCGGTACACAGGATGAAGTGATCAAACTCGTATTGGAAGAAAGGAGAAGGGAGCTGCCACTCGCACACTTCAAACGCTTCCTGGACCTGAAACGTTTAACGCTCGATGCAGGAAAGCCCTGGTCCAAAACAAATATCACGCATACGGTAGGATCACAATCTTATGAGGGAGCGATCGATTCGGATGATTTCATTCTCCCGATCTCCAACCTCATCTTACAATACAATCCGCAATGGGGTGTTCCTTTGGATACCCGTGCTTTCTAA
- a CDS encoding redoxin family protein, with product MKRIILFSCALGFVFMLGATIARAQGAAAASTRPPVTLKVGDQAPPLAVEKWIKGQPVNSFQAGHVYIVEFWATWCGPCRAAMPHLSELAGKLKGKATVIGFDVQELIAGKNKNGDYITKVENFVKNLGDGMDYTVAADVREGTTWNTWMKAAGLGGIPASFVIDQEGKIVWIGHPMSGLDEVVDLVLQRKFDDAAREEITAKRKKNFEKVKELRAKLDEAKKSGNTAEILAATEAVNEVQPFMQDALLVAKYEHLRATDPKKAKQFALDAAKKHANNPLLLQSLSKAISDTRYPQGQQPDYALAVQIMEQAVARCAPDDPYAYSNLAEAYFKSGKMKEAVKTQERVVAILADTSLVEQKQEVKDRAAETLEKYKKAV from the coding sequence ATGAAAAGAATAATCTTGTTTTCTTGCGCACTGGGCTTTGTATTTATGCTCGGTGCCACTATAGCCCGCGCACAAGGTGCGGCAGCCGCATCTACGCGGCCACCCGTCACTTTGAAAGTGGGCGATCAGGCGCCACCACTGGCTGTGGAAAAATGGATAAAAGGACAGCCGGTGAATTCTTTTCAAGCCGGCCATGTGTATATCGTTGAGTTCTGGGCAACCTGGTGCGGGCCCTGTCGCGCTGCTATGCCGCATCTTTCTGAACTGGCCGGCAAGCTCAAGGGAAAAGCAACGGTGATCGGTTTTGATGTACAGGAACTGATAGCCGGTAAGAACAAGAACGGCGATTATATCACCAAAGTGGAGAATTTCGTGAAGAACCTGGGAGATGGTATGGACTATACAGTTGCTGCCGATGTACGTGAAGGCACTACCTGGAATACCTGGATGAAAGCGGCAGGCCTAGGCGGCATTCCCGCTTCTTTCGTGATCGATCAGGAAGGGAAGATCGTTTGGATCGGACATCCAATGTCCGGACTGGATGAAGTGGTGGACCTGGTGCTCCAGCGCAAATTCGATGATGCGGCCAGGGAGGAAATTACTGCAAAGCGAAAGAAGAATTTTGAAAAAGTGAAAGAGCTCCGCGCCAAACTGGACGAAGCTAAAAAATCCGGCAATACTGCCGAAATTCTCGCTGCTACCGAAGCGGTGAATGAAGTTCAGCCTTTCATGCAGGATGCATTGCTGGTAGCCAAATACGAACACCTTCGCGCCACCGATCCGAAAAAAGCCAAACAGTTTGCGCTGGATGCGGCAAAGAAACATGCCAACAATCCGCTCTTATTACAATCTCTTTCAAAAGCCATTTCCGATACCAGATATCCGCAGGGACAGCAGCCGGATTATGCGTTGGCAGTTCAGATCATGGAGCAGGCAGTAGCCAGATGTGCGCCGGATGATCCTTATGCCTACAGCAACCTGGCCGAAGCATATTTTAAAAGTGGAAAAATGAAAGAGGCTGTAAAAACACAGGAGAGGGTAGTGGCCATTCTCGCTGATACATCGCTGGTAGAACAAAAGCAGGAAGTGAAAGACAGGGCAGCAGAAACCCTGGAAAAATATAAGAAAGCAGTTTGA
- a CDS encoding SusD/RagB family nutrient-binding outer membrane lipoprotein: protein MKKLIIIGITVLTGFSSCKKLAEINIDPNRVTETHPQLLLTQIEWDAFRYNNGTSPLYAEKKLVQTDGESTEQYYKWDRSNFTPYSKMRDVTKMMEEAKRINSNAYLALGKFFRASYFLNLTLTFGDVPYSQSLQGETQETYIPPVYDAQKDVFKGILAELKEANELLSKENTIITGDIIYKGDLEKWRKAINAFRLKVLMLLSKKEADADLAIKAAFSQIVANEPLLASNDDDAQLVFLDQEGNRYPEFNSSGYGSGMYMDSTFIRRLQDREDPRLFIFCTRTKNAEDAGLEIDDFTAYEGGDPAAPYSEVNTKAALGKTSKVNNRYHKDPTTEPMVLIGYAEQELIIAEAIVRGWLAGNADDHYNAGVKASFKFYEKYAKGLGSYVSESIATAYLGKNINNLAAAATTEGQIEKIIMQRYLRSFLQSPWGPFFDHLRTGYPAFRRPAGVNIPFRWIYPQAEYNNNAGNVGEAIKRQFGEGNDKISAQPWWTK, encoded by the coding sequence ATGAAAAAACTAATCATCATAGGCATCACCGTTCTCACCGGATTCAGCTCCTGCAAGAAACTGGCAGAGATCAATATAGACCCCAACAGGGTTACGGAAACGCACCCACAATTGTTGTTGACCCAGATCGAATGGGACGCCTTCCGTTATAACAACGGCACCAGCCCGCTCTATGCAGAAAAGAAACTTGTACAGACAGACGGGGAAAGCACTGAACAATATTATAAATGGGACAGGTCTAACTTCACTCCCTACTCGAAAATGAGGGATGTGACCAAAATGATGGAAGAAGCAAAACGCATCAACAGCAATGCGTACCTGGCGCTGGGTAAATTCTTCCGGGCCAGTTATTTCCTGAACCTCACACTTACTTTCGGGGATGTACCTTACTCTCAATCCTTACAGGGTGAAACACAGGAAACTTATATCCCGCCTGTGTATGATGCGCAGAAAGATGTGTTCAAAGGGATACTGGCCGAACTGAAAGAAGCGAATGAATTACTGTCGAAGGAAAACACCATTATTACCGGCGATATCATCTACAAGGGCGACCTGGAAAAATGGCGCAAAGCCATCAACGCCTTCCGTCTGAAAGTGCTGATGCTGCTGTCCAAAAAAGAAGCCGATGCAGACCTGGCTATCAAAGCTGCTTTTTCACAGATAGTAGCCAATGAGCCGCTTTTGGCCAGTAATGACGACGATGCGCAACTGGTGTTCCTCGATCAGGAAGGTAATCGCTATCCTGAATTCAACTCCAGCGGCTACGGCTCGGGTATGTATATGGATTCCACTTTTATCCGCAGGCTGCAGGACAGGGAAGATCCCCGTCTCTTTATCTTCTGCACCAGAACAAAGAATGCAGAGGATGCAGGACTGGAGATCGATGACTTCACTGCCTATGAAGGTGGCGATCCCGCTGCGCCCTATTCAGAAGTGAATACGAAAGCCGCACTCGGTAAAACTTCCAAAGTGAACAACAGGTACCATAAAGATCCAACAACAGAGCCCATGGTACTGATCGGATATGCTGAACAGGAACTGATCATTGCTGAAGCTATCGTCAGAGGATGGCTTGCCGGTAATGCAGATGACCACTATAATGCAGGTGTGAAAGCATCCTTTAAGTTCTATGAAAAATATGCGAAAGGATTAGGAAGCTATGTATCGGAAAGCATTGCAACAGCTTACCTGGGTAAGAACATCAACAACCTGGCTGCTGCTGCCACTACAGAAGGCCAGATCGAAAAGATCATCATGCAGCGCTACCTCCGTTCTTTCCTGCAATCGCCCTGGGGCCCTTTCTTCGATCATTTGAGAACGGGCTATCCTGCTTTCCGTCGTCCTGCAGGCGTGAATATCCCGTTCCGCTGGATCTATCCGCAGGCGGAATACAATAATAATGCAGGCAATGTGGGTGAAGCCATCAAGCGTCAGTTTGGAGAAGGTAATGATAAGATCAGCGCCCAACCCTGGTGGACAAAATAA